The proteins below are encoded in one region of Rhinolophus sinicus isolate RSC01 linkage group LG07, ASM3656204v1, whole genome shotgun sequence:
- the MRPL43 gene encoding large ribosomal subunit protein mL43 — MTARGTPSRFLTSVLHNGLGRYVQQLQRLSFSLSRDAPSSRGAREFVEREVADFARRNPGVVIYVNPRPCSVPRIVAEYLNGAVREESINCKSVEEITALVQKLANQSGLDVIRIRRPFHTDSPSIQGQWHPFTNKPTTWGGLRPREAQEPAPARVPAQ, encoded by the exons ATGACAGCGCGAGGCACCCCCAGCCGCTTTCTGACCAGCGTTCTCCACAACGGGCTAGGTCGCTACGTGCAGCAGCTGCAGCGCCTCAGCTTCAGCCTCAGCCGCGACGCGCCCTCGTCCCGCGGCGCCAG GGAGTTCGTGGAACGGGAGGTGGCCGACTTCGCCCGACGGAACCCAGGGGTCGTCATATACGTGAACCCGCGGCCGTGCTCTGTGCCCAGAATTGTGGCGGAATACC TTAACGGGGCTGTGCGCGAGGAGAGCATCAACTGCAAGTCGGTGGAGGAGATCACGGCGTTGGTGCAGAAGCTGGCGAACCAGTCGGGCTTGGACGTGATCCGCATCCGCCGGCCCTTTCACACGGACAGCCCGAGCATCCAGGGCCAGTGGCACCCCTTCACCAACAAGCCGACCACGTGGGGCGGGCTGCGCCCCCGAGAGGCCCAGGAGCCTGCCCCAGCGCGGGTGCCAGCGCAATGA